The genomic DNA GCTCTGGCTCTCCGTCCTCTGACTCTAAAAACTCAGACAGACTTGGCTTGATTCGCATTGGCCTGAATGAAAGTGAAGGATTAAGAAACATCAATTAACATTTCTTGGATCACAACCATATATAAACAGGAGAATTCTGCATTTATCATACAGCACATGTTTGATTTTGTCAGTAAAAAGAACACTGAATGACTGATGCAAAATCGTACATTGATTATGCTTAATATGCCAACAATAAGTAAAGTCATGTTAAATGCctaagcagtgtttttttttttaaatcaagtaaaATTCATACCccaggtttcacagacaaggcttaagcctagttccagactaaaatgtaagtctgggCTGTTGCAACCTAAAGAAGCtcgcactgactgatcttaatatatatatcagcgcctttgttttgtctcaacatgcacatcagtaatgttttttctaaggAACATTTCTAAAAATTACTTAAGTGTCCATTTTGAACTATTGCATAATCCTGGTTTAGTCTAAACCCAGTCTGTCAAACCATGCCGTAATGGTTTAAGCAAAACCCAATTTGcagacttcggcacataaccctGCTAATTTCTACATCTTATTCAATATGCATATCCCTGTATATATTTTGATATCAAAACTGGggaaatctcaatttaaaaaacagTTGAGCTGATTTTAAATAGTTGTTAGTGATGACAACACACTATTGTCTGTAAACGGTTTAAACTCAAGACAAATAAAAATTGTGACAATGCTTTTTTTTGTATGGatatatcatttataataaaaatggcaaaattaatAATTGGGAAGTTATATTTAATGCTGAGTTCAAACATAAAACCAAAATTACCCTGTAGTCAACAATAATATCATTTTTCCCAAAACACACTGAGACCTGTTTCATACCGACAAACAAGTATGTGGGTGACAGCTGTCCTCTTAACAGGGCCGTTGCGGCTAAAGGCAAAGCCAGGCTGGCTATGGATGTCTTGCGGATTGCCAACATATGAGCCATCATAGCACTCATTTATGGACACATCTATCCGAGCACCTTTAGGATGAGGCTGGAAAACAGCATTCAAGAACAATAAGTTATAGGATAACATACTTTTTCTTAACTGTTCACAGCTTACTGCACTTCTTACActttattttctcattcatgcatCTTGCTTCACTCTAATGCATCAATAACTTATAATACTGCATATGGATATACTTACATACCAAGATATATAAAAATCTCTATCTATAAACACTTTATGTCATTGCCATGATATATATCATCATACCACCCAGCCCTATGCATAACTATATAAGGAATTTATATTCTAATAAACTGATTCTATTCAACTTCTGAAATTAAACAGGCAGAGATTTATGAATGAGTCCTACTGTGCTCACCACATAGTTAAAGATGAATCTACTGTGGGAGAGTTTGAGGTGTTTCAGCAGGCTGTAGAGTTTACGGCAGTTGAGCGTGCACCAGGGACAGTGCAAGTCGTCTCTGGCCTCTGTCTGCTGACGAGTATTATTGTTGTACAGAAACTGGACAAACAAAAATACCAGCATGTTGCATAAAGTTCTTAAATTGTTTTACATTGCAGATGGTTAGCCAGTAAACCTACTGAGTAAATTTAGTTTTCTATGAAATAATATACAAGGCATTTTGAACTAGGGATGTGCAAAAGCGATCGAGTACTCGGCCGTGACAGTGATGATCAATCATGAAATAACAGATGATTGTGGGATTTTTTTACATCTGATTAAAATTTGTACATTGCAGATGGTTAGCCAGTAAACCTATGGAGTAAATTGTGTTTTCTATGAAGTaatattcaaagcattttgaactAGGCATTTGCAAAAGCGATCGAGTACTTGGCTGTGACAGTGATGATCGATCATGAAATAACAGATgattgtgggattttttttttcatctgattaTTATATAGCAGCATTTTTGGGTGGCACCCTTCACGCAGTCCAAAGTAGTACGGTGTTCGATACAACACTGGTTAAGGgttaacttaaagggttagttcacccaaaaatgtaaattagcccataaattactcaccctcaagtcgatgtgtttttgtaagaatatccatatttaaaacgtaataatcaatgtaatctaGTTTGCACTCACTGTTATACATAGAAGCAGTTCAACCCCAGAGCTGTGtgaggcactttttttttttaatggatgggtgccttttatttcacttcttttggattGATGCACTGCAACATCCAccgagtggcattaaacagcatgaaagatcaaagacaatttttaatataaccccgactggattcgtctgaaagaagaaagtcatatacacctaggatgacttgagggggagtaatttatgggctcattttcatttttgggtgttcTTTAATTAGAATACAAGAACACCTTTCAGAATTGAGTAGAAGAGTGGGAGgtttctgaaaaaaatgtatggAGCATAATACATAGGCTACAACAATGTTTAACCCTGTCTGAAGAGGAACACAACTGGGATGCCTGAAATAAAGGAGATGTAATCCCTGAAACAGAGCTTCCCACTTGGACAATAGGGAAACATCtactaatggcgcttttccactgcatggtacggcacAGTACGGTTCACTTtgggggggttttccactggatacagtacctggtacttttttttagtaccacctcggttgaggttccaagtaaaccgtaccattaccaaaatgtgatgtgtaaactctgctgatgaCGGATTGGCCGGAGAGAATTGTCATTACCTGCGTCACTGAATTTGCGACACAACAGAaccactagatttaaatcagcacagccagcgaaggatcgaacgcaactgttttgaatgagcatacctttttttaacaaccaaaatgTTTACTTTGTCTACTGCGGAGGTATAGACGTTCCTCTCTTTAATAGCAGTGGAGcagatccagcgagagcttgatggggcgatGCAACTATAACTACATGTGAATGATCCCATCCATTCTAAAGtgatactaaactgcagtgacACAAACCGTGTCGAGCCAAGTCATACCACacagtggaaaagtgccattaGTGTGCAACTAATCTTTGTCAACCTGGCAAACCACAGGCTCTCTCCACTGTGGATAAACATTCTTGCTTTCTGAAAACACCGGTAAACTTGCAGTTTAGCGATCTCTACTTCGATATTCAATTCTCAGAAAAGTGTAATTCATCAAGTGTTCattcatgagagagagagagagagagagagagagagaggctgtgcATGTATGAATTACCACTGTTTTGCTGCGTTTCTCTGTTAACAGTGAAGCTGTGGCCTTAATTCCTTTAGAAACAATTATGTTACTAGCTCCTTGTTGAGAAAGATAATGTAGCTCTTGAGCGATTAAGCTATTTTATTGATAATATTCCAGGGCAGCGCTAAAAAGTTTGTGTTGCTGAATGTGTGTAAGTGCGCAACGTGATCTGTTTGAGTTactgatatgtgtgtgtgagattcagagctctgctaattttttttttaatgtagagaGTGTGTTTAATTTGTGGAACGATAACCTACCAGCATTGTCAAgatgatttttatatataacattacaatataaatttaTTAGAAAATGTACATTGTTCctgtagttcagtggtagagcactgctttagcagtgcaaaaggttgtgggttcaattcccagggaacacacatacttattaaaaaaaaaaatgtatagcctgaatgcactgttgctttggataaaagtgtctgcaaaatgcataaatgtatatttaaattatttatgggCTTAAAAAGATGCAAACAATCAGAATATTATACCTGGTGAGGAGTATCCAATGTAACATTAAACATATGCCATTACCTACGTTACGCAGGCCCTTTATAATACAGAGGTCAACTGCCTCTGTAGCTATAGCTAGAATCTATAGAAATCTATAGCTAGCAATGGCCCTATAGTatgcagtgttaaaaaaaaaaaaaatgctgttttaccaAATTCTGCTGATGTGAAATTCAGTGCAGTTCTGTATCATGATACGTACCGTATTGTGGCCTCTGTATCGGGATATGCATTGTATCATGGCTTTGCTGGTGATACACAACCAGCAAAGTAGGGATGGGAAGATTCACCGATTCACTCGGTGCATGGGTATAAATAGTTGATGCAATGCATCGGTTTAAAAGTGTGCATTGGATACAAGTTTGCATTTGTATCATGATGCATCGCTTTTAACATATTTGCATCAGTAAAAACCTACTTAATTATATATCATTACTAGTGGATGCGCTACACTTTTATCATTTAGAAAATGACCAATAATCTGTGACCAATATTCTATATGTATTCAAATGCAATGCCAAATAATAACAACGATATTTGAGATGGTCAGTcacttttagaattttttattttttttattttttatactgatGTATATTAATGCAGCAGTGCATATTTGTTctatattttcatttacattatcAAGTCATATGAAGTATCCtatgaaaacaatttaattaaagtaTTGTTGAACAAAGGAATTTTAGTTGGTAGTTAGGAATTTTATTGGCATAAAGTCACTTCAGTTTCACCCCAGGCAGCTATTCCTTTTTAGATGCTTCTTTAATAACACTGGTgcatcataatcataatctaaCAGTAGTGTTCTAATCAGCTGTTCatgttttcaaagtttttaacatacattttttataacaatCTACAGATATATTCATTATCTCCATAACGGCCATTCCCCACACCGTACTCGAATTACTTGTTTTTGAAACCAATCGTTGATCGAAATGAGAACCTACCAAAAATGCCCATCCTTACTTTGAACAGTGCAATATACATAAATTTACTATAATAAAGAGTTCATAATTCCTACCTGATAAAAGATGCGTAGTTTTTGTCTGGGTTCACAGGGGGACTGCTCTCTCCTGGTCTGCATGCTGGTGCTTACTGAATCCTTCGCCACTGAGagaataaaatgttaaacacctacaggtgctggtcatataattacaatatcatcaaaaagtttatttatttcactaattccattcaaaaagtgaaacttgtatattatattcattcattacacacagactgatatatttcaaatgtttatttcttttaatttttatgatcataactgacaactaaggaaaatctcaaattcagtatctcagaaaatttgaatattatttaagaccaatacaaagaaaggatttttagaaatcttggccaactgaaaagtatgaacatgaaaagaatgagcatgtacagcactcaatacttagttggggctccttttgcctgaataacTGCTTCAATGCTGtgtggcatggagttgatcaatctgtggcactgctcaggtgttatgagagcccaggttgctctgatagtggcctttagctcttctgcattgttgggtctggcatgtcgcatcttcctcttcacaataccccatagattttctaaggagttaaggtcaggcgagtttgctggcaaattaagaacagggataccatggtctttAAACCAGGTattggtagctttggcactgtgttggaaaattaaatctgcatctccataaatttggtcagcagcaggaagcatgaagtgatctaaaacttcctggtatactgCTGTgatgaccttggacctcagaaaacaaagtggaccaacaccagcagatgacatggcaccccaatcCATCACTGACTgcggaaactttacactggatctcaagcaacgtggatagtggttcttgaagcactgactccagctgcagtccatctttgtgaatctcccccacattttcgaatgggttttgtttcacaatcctctccagggtgcggttatccctattgcatgtacacttttttctgccacttcttttccttccctttgcctctctattaatgtgcttggatacagagctctgtgaacagtcagcctcttttgcaatgaacttttgtgtcttgcccttctTGTGCAAAGTGTAAacggtcgtcttttggacaactgtcaagtcagcagtcttccccatgattgtgtagcctacataaCTAGACTAAGagatcatttaaaggcctttgcaggtgttttgagttaattagctgattagagtgtggcgccaggtgtcttcaatgttgaaccttttcacaatattcaaattttgtgagatactgaatttgggattttcccaatttgtcagttataatcatcaaaattaaaagaaataaacgtttaaaatatatcagtctgtgtgtaatgaatgaatataatatacaagtttcactttttgaatggaatttgtgaaatatatcaactttttcatgatattgtaattatatgaccagcacctatataTTTACCTTTAAAGGTCCATCACAAAAAATGCTTTGATTAGATAATGGAACAAGAAACCTCACAAAAACTAAACCGACAAAGCAGCCCATTACTGATAACAAACTTAAACAAGATTAGATGCTAGTTTGCTTCCTTACCAACATGTGCAGTTCGGAGAGTGCTGGGTCTGCTCTCTGTGGTGCTGGTGTCAGAACTGCGGGTGGAGAGAGGTTTGGCCATTGATGGGTCACTCGGGTCACCTGTCCAGCGAAGGGTGAACTGCAAAGTGGGTCCCTGAGAGAAGGTCTCAAACGGAGGCAACCTCTTCAAAATACAAGAATCAACAGTTTTTCATAAGATAATAGATTTGACTGCCAAGCAACAGCACACTGGTTTTGTTTAGAACTTTAAAAGCTAGCAGCTTAATTCCTCCAGACATAACCAACCTTTCCATCCAGTATGGTCTCCCATGTGGCCCTCTTCTTGCTGACTGGACAGTCTTCAATCTGTTGCATGGAAACCTCATACTCTCCATCCAGCAGCTGCAGCCGCCTGAAGGACAATCATTATACAACTATACTGGGCAGTTTTTCATCACGTAATGAATTTTCTGTCAGTTCGAAGCCATTTGAAAACACTGCTAGTACTAACCTGTTTTTATCAAAAACAGTCATCTGAGCAACAAACGTTTCTGGGATCTCCCCATCACCACTGTGGGATGAGTTTCTCTTCTTTCTGGATGGGAGTTCCTCTTTTACATCTACAAATAAAAGCACCAGGACTGTTTTGTTCCATCTAGCATTTGTGAGGCTGAGGCTACAATAACTGCAGAAGGCAGTGCTCAATTAACTGTATTgactatatttgaaaatgtagggTGCTGACTTTAATTGCTCTTCACATCATCATGGAAAGACGACAGAAAAGGTTCGATTTCAGTCAGTCACTGACCATCAGAATTTCTGAAAAAACATGATACTGTCATCCATCTCCTTGATATATGGAAATTAAAGggcttagttcacccaaaaattaaaatgctgtcTTCGCTTTACCACCCACGTTGTTCCAACCTGCATGATGTTCTTTATTCTCTGGaacataatattttaaagaaccatatttttttctcataaatcAAAGTCAGTGGAAccctactgactttcattgtatggaccaaAATATCCTCTTTTCTGTTCCACcgaagaaagtcacacaggtttggaaaaacaccattttcatttctgagtgaactCTCTTTAACCTAACACACTACTAAAGCCTTGAAACAAATTAGGATGAAGTCTGCAGAGCCTTTACACAGCATTCAACACTTTTCTACAGATGTCACACACTGTGCACACACACTGCCACTCACCAAAATTCTCATCGGTCTCGCAGTTGATGAAACTGTTGGGGTCTCTTTTGCCTGTACGAGACACCCTGAAGAGAAGAGAATAGGATTTGACCATGTGACTGTTACTTGGCTCAAACTCATTGCTGGACACCAGCAGGGAAGGGAAGGCACCAGACTTGGTTTGGCTGAGATCCGGGTTCAAAGGCACCTGCTTTTTCCCTGTAGGCACTTGCTTTATAGGGCAGCTGACATCCTAAGGGAGAAAAATGAGCATCATAACAAAAAGAATGAGATCTTTAAAACAGCATACTTTATTTTATACACTTATGTGTTTTatgggatagctcacccaaacaTGAACATTTACTTACCCACAAGTCTCTCCAAACCCACAATaacacattcatttaaaataacatgaaaGAGAAGCTCACCTTACGCTTTTTGTGACAGACTTTGACAAGTAGCACCTCAAGTGAAACTGAGTTTTGATCATTTTCTGAGTTTTGGCATGGCTTATCTGGTTAAAAAGCAAAATTATATCAGAACACTAAAATGATGATTCAGACAAATTGGTACAATTTAGGCAAATTTAGACTCAccatttttgtgaaaaaatccaGTGAATGTCAGTTGCAGATGTGAAGTCAAACTGAAATAACAAATGAAACATAACTAAAAATCACCATTTGGAACAAAACAATCCTTTCACATTTTCCTGTAAAACCGATGAAAACTATTCACTCACTCTGAAACATAGTCGTACCAATACAACCTCTATCTAGAAGTTCAATAGACTACATAACTTTTGGTCAGATTTTTCCCCCCTTTTGCTGACTGGACGAGTTGACACTGGTTGTCAAAAATCAGAACCACTCTGCAAATTTTGCGCAGTTGGAGTTGATAGATTGCACAGAAAGTTGCATAATATATAAGAGCACAGACATTTTAAGCTTCAGAATATGACTTGAATCAGTCAGAGGATCTCAAACATGTTGATATTTTGAGCCGATCTTATGACAgtattgctttttatttgttgTGTCTCTCCTAGCAACGAGGCGCATATTTCTGAATCAGTTTGTTGTGTCGGGACTCGGAAACAACTTGAAAGTCTGTTAGTTTATGATTCTCAGTATGTTTAGTGTATAAAGCAGAGTTTTTACAAAGTCAGCAAGCCTATGATGACTATTGTTAAGATTTTtagttgtgtagtgtattccaacCTTTAGGCTCATATCTGTGTAAGAACACAGCATGAAAAACATCTGTCGAAAGACCAGTACCTTTGAGACTCGGGCTCCCCTTTTATTCTCTCCACATTGGACAGCAAATCATCCACTTTAAATGTTTTCCTGAAGGAAAAGGccagtttatttaataaaaatgctgtAAGCGAAGCAAAGCAAAGCAGTAGGGCTGCAAAACGATTAATCATTCAATCATTCAAAATTAAAGTTTATGTTTAcattctatatgtgtgtgtactgtgtatatttattatgtatatatgaatacacatatgtatacataaaaaaattaatgtataaattttaatacttgtatttacattatctaaatattttatatattaatatatcataTTTATCCTTAATATATACAagcatatgtatttatatatatataataaatatacacagtacacacacatatagtatgtaaacaaactttttatttttaatgcaattaattgtgattaattattttacagcCATACAAAGCAGATTTTCAGATAATTGTTAGAACATAGAGAAGACCTACCTTTTGGCATTTGTTCGTGAGTTTCTATGAGACATAAAGGTAAGGGTCCTATGAAGTAATATTGGCTGTGAAagagcaagaaaaaataaaaacaagtacaAACAGACCTGATGTTAATATAACTTAAGTGTTAAGCCTTATGATTCATCTATAAGGGTATACATACAGCTATTATGTTCCTTGTTCTTAGGAATCTGTATATTTGAGTAGGCTCTGAAGAGAAAATGCAGAAGTATTAACAAAACATACTATTGTAAAGTTTCAAAGTGAAAACAGCTTATGTTGCTTTTAAACCCCTacatgtacaataaactagagggTTTTAAGTAACTGTCTGCAAAATTAGTGATAGTAAtgaaaaacagcatcatgtaaaaaaaaaaacagctacaagacATTACAAAGCTAAATCCAAGAACTCTACATACTTAACTGTAGTAATAGCAGACCACAAAACTTTGTCATGACAAAGAATGGTGACAGatgtgtgttactatattttccCAAATGCCAAAAGATacatttaatagttttaatatgGTGTGCTAAATTAAGTTAGCTATAATGTTACTCACTTTCAAATGCCTGCAGGAAGAGCTCATGGTCGGCCTGcagctgctccatcttgggcttcTTTATGGAGCTCACTCCAGAGGATGGGTATACAGCACCATTGACTTTACAGTTCATCACCTGAGCCGAGTATTTCTGAGGAGCCATGATAAACTAATAACTAATGTTACCCAAAACAACACCAGGCGAAATAAATATCTGCacattaatgacagacagcagctGCCCTCGCTCCTCTACCAGCCACCAACCAGCCCTCTACCATCACCTAAACATCAGATATTGGTGGTCACCAGTCTCTGTGACTAATACATGTTTTAATATGActcatatgaataaataatacgaGCTATTAATGGGTTCTTGATGTGTGTCCTCAGTCTGGTCACTGATTCTCAACAGATGAAAATTAGCACGTTAGTTTGCGGTCCTTCACAACGACGAAAACACAGTTAAACGGCACCGGGTTATCCATCCATACTGGAAGCCTTTCACGTACCGGGGTAAATAAACGTCTTggtttattaaatatatgttatTTGCTACCGAAATTGCGTTTACTTTAAATGGGAAAATCCTACCAATTGATGGATATCGGTAGTACTGTATAGCCCGAGCACTTGAGGAAAGTGCCGTGAGAACCCGCCCATGACAATGTGTCAGCCAATCGGAGACGTCGTCTGGTGACGTCTAGATTTTCTATTGGCTCGACTCACTTTGACAGACGCGAGATTAAGATTGGTAGAGGAGACAAATTGCCGCCAAGAATGTTTTGGTAGGGCTGTTCGATTCCACAATTTTTGGAATCGATTCCGATTCCAATTCCTGGTCCTGGAATCAAATGGAATCGATTCCAAGAACCGATTCCTCACTATTGTTTTCGATTCTTttccaattctttttttttttttttagattaaaaggaACCTAATCTCACCATGATAACTGCAGGATAGGTCGTATAATGTATCCTTCCTATAATATGAAGctgaaaaaattttattttagttttttcagctttgCCCGTGAAATTAGTCATAGCCCAGCTCAGCAGGGACATGCGTTTGTCGCATGAATTAAATAAGACATGaagtgtctaaaataaatgtgcacagttcagctgaatgatgaaGTTTACTTTGTATACTTTGCATAATATTAACAAACcgtacactgaaacaaaataaccagAACATTATTGACTGATAGAGCTGTCAATCAGATGCGCTCTCGTCCACTGATCTATGCTCGTGacgtattatttataattatcattggctgattgaaatgttaattttttatatatatattttagatggtAATAAGATCAAGACCCTCAGTGACGTCATGATCTATTCGTTCATGTAGCGCTCAAAATTGTGGACAAGCCAGTTCCACCGTAAAATAACCTCTgaatcgtttatatatatatatatatatatatatatatatatatatatatatatatatatatatatataattgaaaataatcttttatctcacaattgttgTAATTATGGCTTAGGTGAATTGTGGTTCTGAAACGAAAGGCTACatcctaaaattcaaatgatcaGTGCCAGCtcgttttctttctgtttattttcgtgaatttaaatgtgtgcagccTTTGTCGGATGTAGCCTTCCGTTAGAGAGACTCCCATAGATAAGCTTTGTTGAACTGAAAACTCTGAACGAGGAGTCGATTCCCCTTGATGGAATCGAATCGACTCTCGATTCCCAACGCCTCGGAATCGATtctttttggaatcgattcccaGTCCTATGTTTTGGTTCTGGGAAGAGAGAGAACGCGGGGAAGAATAGCACATATTGCGTGCTCTGTTTAGCCACTTATCTATTGTAAAtcatcatttcaaataaaaataccaATGAAAATATGTACGCGAAATAATATTTGTGTGGTCTACATTTCAAACGAATGATAGAGTGAAAACTGTTGAAAACCGTTGGCCCTAACCATTCCACAAAGTTTCGCAATTTAGGAAAGGCTTCTCTAATTATTAATGGTCTAAATTGTGATGTTTCGCTAAAACAACCAGGTTTAGGCTAAAGCAATAAATATCAAGGATCCATCAATCGAGTTTAGAATTGCCGTCGGAGATATTTTCTGATGAGCAACCGGATGTAGAGGACATGACGAATTCCAGTCCCCACCAGGTTATGTTATTGTACTAAAACTCTGAGTATCTTACACTTTCATGTGAAGATTTACCTCACAGCTCTTAATAATGGCTGTCATTGTGCAACAACGATTAGAGGACAGAATACCAGCGCTTGAACAGTTGGAAAGAGTCGGTTTGTTCACCAATAAAAGAAGTAAAGTGAGTGTcacagtgcacacacaaacacaacaaacagaAACAAGTGGTTCTACTCTGAAACAAACAGATTCCTCAGTTAAGACTCTTGTTTCAGGTCTATGTTGAAAAGATCTACTGCTCTTGAAAAAAAGCTGCACCAAACAGTATAGAGTAAAGATGATTTCATTACATACATACAGGTCTATATTGACACAAAActgtttgatatatttttgtcttGCACAAAAATCGTCAGTACATATTGGTTACCTGGAACATGATAGGTTGGGTTTCGTAAATGATCTTTCTAATCAGCTGCAAGGTCCAACTtgatatgtaacatttgtttctGATTTCCATCAGTATGAAATAAACGTCCTAGAGCTTATCAAGAAGAGGAGAGCGGTGAGTAGAGCtttggtctatttttttttttttagaatatattgGGAAATAGTGGCATTGTGTTATGGTAAAAGTAAATAGGCTGTATGCACCCTGTACTGTTGTGTGTACAGAGAATTGGTTACCATTTTAAGCGGGAGGAAATTGAGTATCCCATCATTCATCACATAAACCATGGTTTTAGAAGGGATTTGACAAAATTGCAGGTTggttaacatgaaaaaaaaaataataataacaaccttACTTTAGATGCATTTTGATGTTCAGTTTTTAACTTGATTCAAATCAATGCTTTTTTTGTAGGAAGACGTGCAACTCTGGCTTTCTCAAGTTGCCTTTAATAAGCAATGGGTATGTGATTTTGTTATTAAACATCAATTAAAAACAAGCAGAATCATGGTAAAGTGACTGTGCTTGTCTTATGTTTGTCAATTATTTAATTAGGTTCCTATCATCTTTCAATTAGGGCACAACGTCTCAGCTCAGCAAGGCCAtgacacatt from Carassius carassius chromosome 17, fCarCar2.1, whole genome shotgun sequence includes the following:
- the LOC132161303 gene encoding polycomb protein suz12-B isoform X2; this encodes MAPQKYSAQVMNCKVNGAVYPSSGVSSIKKPKMEQLQADHELFLQAFEKPTQIYRFLRTRNIIAPILLHRTLTFMSHRNSRTNAKRKTFKVDDLLSNVERIKGEPESQSLTSHLQLTFTGFFHKNDKPCQNSENDQNSVSLEVLLVKVCHKKRKDVSCPIKQVPTGKKQVPLNPDLSQTKSGAFPSLLVSSNEFEPSNSHMVKSYSLLFRVSRTGKRDPNSFINCETDENFDVKEELPSRKKRNSSHSGDGEIPETFVAQMTVFDKNRRLQLLDGEYEVSMQQIEDCPVSKKRATWETILDGKRLPPFETFSQGPTLQFTLRWTGDPSDPSMAKPLSTRSSDTSTTESRPSTLRTAHVVAKDSVSTSMQTRREQSPCEPRQKLRIFYQFLYNNNTRQQTEARDDLHCPWCTLNCRKLYSLLKHLKLSHSRFIFNYVPHPKGARIDVSINECYDGSYVGNPQDIHSQPGFAFSRNGPVKRTAVTHILVCRPMRIKPSLSEFLESEDGEPEQQRTYVSGHNRLYFHSDSCMPLRPQEMEVDSEDERDPEWLREKTTTQIEEFTDVNEGEKEVMKLWNLHVMKNGFISDNQMSQASMLFVENCGPYIIRRSLCQNFLLHLVNLHDFNLVTTATIDRAMARMKEIEESLPELEEGQDSSDATCNGHTVSSSVSLHGKRTKSGVSD
- the LOC132161303 gene encoding polycomb protein suz12-B isoform X1, translated to MGGFSRHFPQVLGLYSTTDIHQLKYSAQVMNCKVNGAVYPSSGVSSIKKPKMEQLQADHELFLQAFEKPTQIYRFLRTRNIIAPILLHRTLTFMSHRNSRTNAKRKTFKVDDLLSNVERIKGEPESQSLTSHLQLTFTGFFHKNDKPCQNSENDQNSVSLEVLLVKVCHKKRKDVSCPIKQVPTGKKQVPLNPDLSQTKSGAFPSLLVSSNEFEPSNSHMVKSYSLLFRVSRTGKRDPNSFINCETDENFDVKEELPSRKKRNSSHSGDGEIPETFVAQMTVFDKNRRLQLLDGEYEVSMQQIEDCPVSKKRATWETILDGKRLPPFETFSQGPTLQFTLRWTGDPSDPSMAKPLSTRSSDTSTTESRPSTLRTAHVVAKDSVSTSMQTRREQSPCEPRQKLRIFYQFLYNNNTRQQTEARDDLHCPWCTLNCRKLYSLLKHLKLSHSRFIFNYVPHPKGARIDVSINECYDGSYVGNPQDIHSQPGFAFSRNGPVKRTAVTHILVCRPMRIKPSLSEFLESEDGEPEQQRTYVSGHNRLYFHSDSCMPLRPQEMEVDSEDERDPEWLREKTTTQIEEFTDVNEGEKEVMKLWNLHVMKNGFISDNQMSQASMLFVENCGPYIIRRSLCQNFLLHLVNLHDFNLVTTATIDRAMARMKEIEESLPELEEGQDSSDATCNGHTVSSSVSLHGKRTKSGVSD